The Vannielia litorea genome segment AAAGCGCCCCTCGCGGACCTCGTCCGAAAACGCCTCCATCCGGCCGAGCACTTCCTTGATGCCGGGCATCACATCGGCCCCGTCCACCATGACAGGCCCACCATCGATGCCCCGCAGCGCCGTGTGCAGCACCGCGCGGCCCTCGGTGTCATTGATCTTTTCGCCAGTGAACATCGCCTCGCGCTTGGCGGCCACCCCCGCCTCTTCGGCGAGTTGCATCAGCAGCCAGAGCGCCTCGGTGTCGATGCTCGTCTTGGAAAAGTCGAACAGCATGTCGCCCATGCGGGCCGAAAAGTTGCGCGCCCGGTTCGGCGTGGCAAAGAGCTTGGCGATCGGGCGGCGGGCATGTTCGGCGTGATGGGCCCTGAGCTTCTCCCACATGGGTGGCATCCTTTCCGTCAATCCGCCTCGCGGACTCTATTGCTCCAAAATCGTGCAGGAAGGTTTAACGCCTTCCGAATGCTGCCCGGCGGGGCCGCTCAGGGCGCCCAATGCACCGTGGCTTCGCCCAGAACCGCCCGCACCGGGGCCTCCTCGGCGCTCAGGCCGCGGGCGCGGTGCAGCGCGGCCAGCTTGGCCTCGCCGGTGATCAGGATATGGGTCGAGAGCGCGCCCTGCAGCACCGGCGCGGAGAGGGTGATACGCGGCTCGCCCGCCTCTTCGGCCCGCATCGGGAGCAGGATCGGCGCGTCATGGCCAAGCGCCTCCTCCAGCCGGTCGGCGCCGGGAAAGAGCGATGCGGTGTGCATGTCGGCGCCCATGCCCAGCAGCAGGACCGAGATCGGCAGATGCGGCTTCAGCCCCTCGGCCAGCGCCTCCATCGCGTCTTCCGGGCGCTCTGCCTCGGCGTAGAGCGGCACGTAACGGGCGGCCTCGGCGGGGCCGGTCAGCAGGCGCTCGCGAATGAGCCGGGTGTTGGAGCGCGGGCTGCTCTCGGGCACCCAGCGCTCGTCGTTCAAGAACACCGTGATCCGACTCCAGTCGAGCGATTTGCGGCCCGACAGCAGGTCGAAGATCGGGCCGGGCGTGGTGCCGCCGGGCACGCAGAAGCTGGCCGCCTCGTGGGTTTCGAGCGCCATCGTCAACTCTGATGAGATCTGATCGGCCAGATCCATCATCATCATCTCGATATCGGGGTATTCGCGCAGTTTCATGCCTTGATGTCCCGCCATTTGCGGCCGTCGCGATGCATCAGCGCCAGCGCATCCTCGGGGCCGGAGCTGCCTGCGTCATAGGGCTTTGGCACGTCATTGCGCGATTGCCAGCCGTCGATGATCGGGTCGGTCCAGGCCCAGGCGGCCTCCACCTCGTCGCCGCGCATGAAGAGCGTCTGGTTGCCCCGGATCACATCCATAATGAGCCGCTCGTAGGCATCTGGCACATCCTCGGCATCGGGCCCCAGCGCCTCGGCGAACGACATGTCGAGCGGCACGTCCATCAGGCGCATGCCGCCGGGGCCGGGCTCCTTGATGGTGACGCCAAGTTCCATGCCCTCGTTCGGTTGGAGCCGGATGGTGAGGATGTTGCGGTGCAGCCCGGCCTCGGGGCCGAAGATGCTGTGCGGCGTGTCCTTGAACACCACCGCGATCTCGCTGGCCCGCGCCCGGAGCCGCTTGCCGGTGCGCATGTAAAACGGCGTGCCGGCCCACCGCCAGTTGGAGATGCCGACCTTCATCGCCACGTAGCTCTCGGTGCGTGAGCGCGGGTCTTCCACATCCTCGCGGTAGCCCGGCCCGTCCTGTCCGGCATCATATTGCCCGCGGACGATGTGATGCGGGTCCACCTCGTCGAGCGCGCGGATCACCTTGAGCTTTTCGTCGCGCACCGCGTCCGGATCGAACTTGGCGGGCGGTTCCATCGCGATGAGGCACAGAAGCTGCATCAGGTGGTTCTGCACCATGTCCCGCATCGCGCCGGACTTGTCGTAATAGCTGCCGCGCCCGCCCACGCCGACGGTTTCGGCCACGGTGATCTGAATATGGTCGACGTATTGCGAGTTCCACAGCGGCTCGAACAGCATGTTGCCAAAGCGCACGGCCATCAGGTTCTGGACCGTTTCCTTGCCGAGGTAATGGTCGATCCGGTAAATCTGGTGTTCGTCGAAATGGGCGGCCAGATCGGCGTTCAGCGCCTTGGCGCTGGCGAGGTCATGGCCAAAGGGCTTTTCAACCACGATCCGGCTGCGCTCGGTGGCAATGCCGTGGCTGCGCAGGCGCGAGGCCAGATCGCCAAAAAGGCTCGGGCCGACCGAGAAGTAATAGGCCCCGATCACGCCGGGGCGCATCTTGCCCTTCAGTTCTTCCCAACCGTCCTCGCCGCGCGCGTCGATGGCCACGTAATCCAGCCGCTCCAGAAAGTCGCTCACCCCGGCCACGTCGCTGGCGTGCTTGGGGTCGCCGAACTCCTCGATCGCCTCCTTCACCATCTGCTGGTAGCCCGCGCGGTCGAGGTCGGAGCGGGCGGCGCCGATGATGCGGGCCTCGGGGGGCATCTGGCCGGAGGCCATGCGGCGGTAGAGGCCAGGCAAGATCTTGCGGCGGGCGAGGTCCCCGGTGCCGCCGAAGATCACCAGATCAAACGGATCGACGGGAATGACGCGTGAAACCATGGGTTCTCCCTCGCGGCTTTCCGCCTCTCTTTCGGGCGGGCGTTAGCGCTAACGGCCCCGGTTTACCCGCAAGCCTTTCGGAAGTCTAGCACCCGTGGGAGGCCGGGCAACCCGGCGAATGAACGGATTTGTCACGTGAAGCCGGGTTGACCGAGGCGGCATAGGCGGCAAGTCTGGCCGGGCCGGTGGCGCCCATGTTTTGCCAGTGGTGACAGATAGAAACGCCGATTTTGCAGCCCCCACGGCTGCCCAATTCTGACCGAGGTCATTTATAACCCTGCGCCGCCGGAGCCCTGCCACAAGGCCCGCGCCGCCTCCCCTAGACGAAAAGGACTGTTCATGCCTGCCCTCAAGCCCCTTGCGCTCGCCGCCACCCTCGCCCTTACGCCGCTCGCCGCCACGGCCCAGAGCGGCCCGGCGCTCATCGACCAGTCGGACCCAGAGCATGTGGCCCGCGTCGCTGGCGTGCTCACCGGCATGGGCTTTCAGGTGGAGCAACTCAATGGCAGCGAGCGCTGGGGCTTTCTGGCCACCTACAAGGGCAGCAAGCTGCTGCTGGCGCCGGTGAGCTGCAATGAGGGCAAGCCCTGCAACTTCCTGCGGTTCGAGACGCGCTACAGCTACCCTGCTCCGTTCGACGAGGCCGATATCTCCGACTTCAACACCCGCGCGTGGTGCTGCAAGATGGTCCAGCCGGAGCCCGGCAAGATCCACCTGTCGATGACCCTGCCCTTCACCGCCCCGATGACCGAGGAGTATCTGCGCAGCAGCCTCGTGGTGCATTACTCCATGCACAACACCGCGTGGGACATGCTGACAGAATGGAACGAGCGCGGCGCCAGTGTCGCCGCCGCCCCGGCGGGCCCCGCGCCCGATACACCCTCGCTCGGGGTCAGCCCCGCCGAGATCAAGGGCGCCGCCCCTGCCGAGCAGCCAAAACTGGGCGTCGGCATAGGCAGCTTCAGCCTCGAGGATCTGATGGAATGATCTGGTCGGCGATGAGAGTCCTGAAGGCTGCAGTGCTGGCAGCGGCACTGCCGCTTTCCGGGACAGCCCCCGCTGTTGCAGGGACCGAGCGGAGCCCCACACCCGAAACGCTCCGCGGCTGGCTCGTCGAGTTGGGCCATGAGGCAAAGGTCGTCGAAACCGGCAGAATCCCGGTGGTCAGTTTTACCACCGGGCTGCACAGCGGCATCTTCCGGTTCAATAGCTGTTCCGCCCTCGACAACTGCCTCTTCGTGATGCTGGTCACAACCTTCCCGCACGATCAGAAGGTGAGCAATGCGAAGATGGCAGACCACAATCTTAAGAACTGGTGCTGCAAACTGGCGCGTACGCGAGACGGAATCCGCTTTTCAATGCCCTTCCTTGCGCGCGGCGGCTTCGACAAGGAGATGATGGCAGAGGCGCTGCGGATCTATCCGGGCCAGCTCTCCTACATCGCATCGACCTACGGGCTGCGCCAACCTGAGCCGTGATCTGGCCGAGAGCCTTATCAGGCTTCCAGCTCGGCATCCCAATACAGGTAGTCGACCCAGCTGTCGTGCAGGTAGCCGGGCGGGAAGCGGCGGCCCATGTTCATCAGCTCGCCCGCGCTCGGCGGCCGGGGCGGTTTGCGCAGGCTCATGCCGGTCTGCGCCAGTTGCCGCGAGCCCTTGCGCAGGTTGCAGGGGGCGCAGGCGGCCACCACGTTCTCCCAGCTGGTGCGCCCGCCACGGGCGCGGGGCACCACGTGATCAAAGGTCAGATCGCCCTTCGCGCCGCAGTACTGGCAGCGGAATTCGTCCCTCAGAAACAAATTAAAGCGCGTGAAGGCCACGCGCTTTTGAGGTTTCACATAGTCTTTGAGGACGACGACGGAGGGGATCCTGATCTCGGTCGAGGGACTTCGGACCACCTCGTCATATTCGGCGATGATGCTCACCCTGTCGAGCCAGGCCGCCTTCACGGCCTCCTGCCAGGGCCAGAGCGAGAGTGGATAATAGGATAGCGGACGGTAGTCGGCGTTCAGCACCAGTGCGGGGTGGTGTTTGAGGTTCGTGGGTTCTCGGACGAAAGTCGTCCTGAAGTCACCGTCCATTTGCCGTCTCTCCGTGCTCGTCTGCCTGCTTTTCTCGCTTCTCGCGCCTGAGTCTTTCCCCGACTATATCTTGGGTTTTACCCCGCGCAACCCCCGCAACATGCGGTGTTGTCTGAACAAATGCCCCGATTCCATGACAGGGGTGTAACGGGCGCGCGACAGTTATCCACAGGGGGCCGTCCGGCGCGATGCTGCGATGCCGCATATAGCGCGGGGTCGCGGCGGGGCCAGTTTGGCCTCAGGCGCCGGCAAGATCGAGCATCATCGTGAGCAGCCCTAGCTCCGGGTCCGCCTCCAGCCTCCCCTTGGCCCGCCACGCGATCGAGAGCGCCACCTTGGCCGCCGCCCAGCCCAGCATCTCGGCCTCGCTGACCCCGGCCACCGGGGCAAAGACCGAGGCGAGGTGCCGCGCGCGGGCCGGGTCGGCAATGAGCGCCTCGGCGCCCTTGGGGTTGCGAAAGGCATTTGCGAGGTCGAAGGCACGCGGCCCGACGATGCCCTTGGCGTCAAACGCCGTCCAGCCGCGCGGGCCGTCCTTCACGTTGTCATGATGCAGGTCGCCATGCAGCGCGATGGCCTCGCCCGCCCCTTCGATCAGGCGGCGCAACAGCGCCCTGCCCCGCTCCATCGCCGCCCGGTCGGCTTCCGCCAGCTCCGGGCCGAACTCCAAGGCAAAGAGCGCCCGGCACCAGTCTTCCGCGCTGACCACCCGCGCCCCCGGCCAGGTCGTGGGCTGGCTCCAAAGCCGCGCCGCAACTCCCGCCAACAGCTTCGTGGCATCCCCGTCCCGCCCCTCGCGCACGAGGTCTCCCAAAGACGGCCCGCCGAGCCACTCCATCAGCAGCGCGCCCTCCGCGCGAGCAAACAGCCGCACCGCGCCCTGCTCCCGGCGGATCGAGAGATACTCCACCCCCTCCGCCTCATTCACCATCGACGGATCATGCCAGACCTTCAGCGCCGCAAGGCCCCGGCCCCGCTGGACACGCCAGACCCTTGCAATGGCAGTTTCGGCAACGAACTCGGGTGAGGAGACGGCAAAACGCTCCAGTAGCGCGGTAGGCGGCTCTGTCATGCCAAAGGGCGGGACTGGTCCCACAGTAGAAATACGAGCCGCCGCTCACCCATCCTTCAGCAGAAACTCCCGCAGAAACGCAAACGCCTGGCTCAGTCCCTCGGGCGCAATCCCGTGGGGCGTGCCTTCCATCGTGAAGGTATATACCGGGAAGCCCGCCGCGTTCAGCGCCTGTGCGGCGAGGTTCATGCTCTCGTATGGCACCAGCGGGTCCTGATCGCCATGCGCCAGCAGGATCGGGAAGGTGCTCTTTTTCTCCGCCGCCAGCCGCTCCGGCTCCAGCAGGCGGCCCGAGAAGCCGACCACACCGGCAAAGGGCTCGGCCCGGCGCGGGGCAACGTGGAGGCTCATCATCGTGCCTTGCGAGAAGCCGACCAGCGCCACCTGATCCGGGCTCACGCCCTCGGCCTCCAGCACACCGTCCAGAAAGGCGTTCAGGTCTTCGATGGATTGCGCCATCGAGGTTTCGGCCTCCTGCTGGCTGGAGCCATCCATCATCGGGATCGGAAACCACTGGTAGCCCATCGGGTTGTTGCGGCAGGGCTCGGGTGCATCGGGGGCCAGAAAGAGCGTGTCGGGCATGTGCTGGCCCAAGGGCTGGGCGAGGCCGAGCAGATCGTTGCCATCCGCGCCGTAGCCGTGGAGGAAGATCACCACCTGTTTCGTGGTGCCCGATTGCGGCTCGACCCGCCCGACCTTCAGCTCTCTCGGTGCCATCTAGCTTATCCCTTCGCGGTTTTTCTCCACCCGGAAGTAGGCCCAAAGCAGCCGGGCCGCAACCGCGCGCCAGGGCGACCAGGCCAGCGCCATCTCGCGCAGGGCCTTCTCCGTGGGGCGCTCGGGCAGGCCATAGAGCATCCGGGCGCTCTCCTGCAGCGCAAGGTCGTTGGGGGCAAACACATCGGCCCGGCCAAGGGAGAAGATCGCGTACACCTCCGCGGTCCAGCGCCCGATGCCCGGCACCTGCGTGAGCGTGGCGATGACCGCCTCATCAGGCGTGCTGCGCAGGGCGGCATAGTCGATCCGCGCCTCCGCCAGCGCGCGGGCATAGCGCGCCTTGGGGCGCGAGAGGCCGCAGACGCGCAACTCGTCATCGCTGGCGTCGCGCACCTGCGCAGGGTCGCCAAAGCCCGCCGCCTCCACCCGGCCCCAGATCGCCGCCGCCGAGGCGACAGAGACCTGCTGGCTGACGATCGCGTTCAGCAGCGCCGGAAAGCCATCGGACCTCAGCCGCAGGGGCACCTCGCCGCAGGCCTCCAGCGCATGGGCCATGCGCGGGCATTCCGCCGCCAGCCATGCCGCCCCCTCGGCCACGCAGGCCGGGGTTTCGATGATCCGGCCAACCTCGCCTTGGGGGCAAGCGCTCACAGCGCCTCCACCCAATCCATCGCGTCCTGCAGGCTCTCGGCCCGTGCGACGCCTTCCGGCGCGGGCGGGCGGGCCAGCATCGCCACCGGCAGGCCCATGGCGCGGGCGGCATCCAGCTTGGGCCGCGCCCCCGCGCCGCCCGCGTTCTTCACCACCAGCCAGTCGACTTCGAGCCGGTGGAAGAGCTTCATCTCTTCCTCCACGCTGAACGGCGGCACCGAGAGCAGAAACTCCCCACCCTCGAAGGGAAACGGCCCATCCGCCATGTCGAGCTGCCGGCAGATGATCCGGCGGCCCTCGAGGCACGCAAACCGCTCCAGCCCGGCCCGCCCGGTGCCAAGGAACACGCAGGCACGCTCGGGGATCAGGTTGCGGCAGTCCTCCGGCGCGGCGATCTCGACCCAGTCATCCCCCGGCCCGGCAACCCAGGGCGCGCGCTCATGGTGCAGCAGCGGCAGGCCCAGTTCGGCGCAAATCTCGGCGGTGCGGGCAGTGATGGCCTCGGCGTAGGGGTGCGTGGCGTCGATCACCGCGTCGGGCTGCCACTCGGCCAGAAAGGCCCGAAAGCCCTCTGCCCCGCCAAAACCCCCCGTGGTCGCCGGCACCGGAAAGGCCCGCCCC includes the following:
- the zwf gene encoding glucose-6-phosphate dehydrogenase, producing MVSRVIPVDPFDLVIFGGTGDLARRKILPGLYRRMASGQMPPEARIIGAARSDLDRAGYQQMVKEAIEEFGDPKHASDVAGVSDFLERLDYVAIDARGEDGWEELKGKMRPGVIGAYYFSVGPSLFGDLASRLRSHGIATERSRIVVEKPFGHDLASAKALNADLAAHFDEHQIYRIDHYLGKETVQNLMAVRFGNMLFEPLWNSQYVDHIQITVAETVGVGGRGSYYDKSGAMRDMVQNHLMQLLCLIAMEPPAKFDPDAVRDEKLKVIRALDEVDPHHIVRGQYDAGQDGPGYREDVEDPRSRTESYVAMKVGISNWRWAGTPFYMRTGKRLRARASEIAVVFKDTPHSIFGPEAGLHRNILTIRLQPNEGMELGVTIKEPGPGGMRLMDVPLDMSFAEALGPDAEDVPDAYERLIMDVIRGNQTLFMRGDEVEAAWAWTDPIIDGWQSRNDVPKPYDAGSSGPEDALALMHRDGRKWRDIKA
- a CDS encoding YbjN domain-containing protein — translated: MIWSAMRVLKAAVLAAALPLSGTAPAVAGTERSPTPETLRGWLVELGHEAKVVETGRIPVVSFTTGLHSGIFRFNSCSALDNCLFVMLVTTFPHDQKVSNAKMADHNLKNWCCKLARTRDGIRFSMPFLARGGFDKEMMAEALRIYPGQLSYIASTYGLRQPEP
- a CDS encoding aminoglycoside phosphotransferase family protein, with the translated sequence MTEPPTALLERFAVSSPEFVAETAIARVWRVQRGRGLAALKVWHDPSMVNEAEGVEYLSIRREQGAVRLFARAEGALLMEWLGGPSLGDLVREGRDGDATKLLAGVAARLWSQPTTWPGARVVSAEDWCRALFALEFGPELAEADRAAMERGRALLRRLIEGAGEAIALHGDLHHDNVKDGPRGWTAFDAKGIVGPRAFDLANAFRNPKGAEALIADPARARHLASVFAPVAGVSEAEMLGWAAAKVALSIAWRAKGRLEADPELGLLTMMLDLAGA
- a CDS encoding HNH endonuclease, producing MDGDFRTTFVREPTNLKHHPALVLNADYRPLSYYPLSLWPWQEAVKAAWLDRVSIIAEYDEVVRSPSTEIRIPSVVVLKDYVKPQKRVAFTRFNLFLRDEFRCQYCGAKGDLTFDHVVPRARGGRTSWENVVAACAPCNLRKGSRQLAQTGMSLRKPPRPPSAGELMNMGRRFPPGYLHDSWVDYLYWDAELEA
- a CDS encoding alpha/beta hydrolase, whose translation is MAPRELKVGRVEPQSGTTKQVVIFLHGYGADGNDLLGLAQPLGQHMPDTLFLAPDAPEPCRNNPMGYQWFPIPMMDGSSQQEAETSMAQSIEDLNAFLDGVLEAEGVSPDQVALVGFSQGTMMSLHVAPRRAEPFAGVVGFSGRLLEPERLAAEKKSTFPILLAHGDQDPLVPYESMNLAAQALNAAGFPVYTFTMEGTPHGIAPEGLSQAFAFLREFLLKDG
- the pgl gene encoding 6-phosphogluconolactonase codes for the protein MKLREYPDIEMMMMDLADQISSELTMALETHEAASFCVPGGTTPGPIFDLLSGRKSLDWSRITVFLNDERWVPESSPRSNTRLIRERLLTGPAEAARYVPLYAEAERPEDAMEALAEGLKPHLPISVLLLGMGADMHTASLFPGADRLEEALGHDAPILLPMRAEEAGEPRITLSAPVLQGALSTHILITGEAKLAALHRARGLSAEEAPVRAVLGEATVHWAP
- a CDS encoding precorrin-6A/cobalt-precorrin-6A reductase; amino-acid sequence: MAKDGAKKILLLAGSGESRALAQALAWREGFDLHARLARPMRGRAFPVPATTGGFGGAEGFRAFLAEWQPDAVIDATHPYAEAITARTAEICAELGLPLLHHERAPWVAGPGDDWVEIAAPEDCRNLIPERACVFLGTGRAGLERFACLEGRRIICRQLDMADGPFPFEGGEFLLSVPPFSVEEEMKLFHRLEVDWLVVKNAGGAGARPKLDAARAMGLPVAMLARPPAPEGVARAESLQDAMDWVEAL
- a CDS encoding DNA-3-methyladenine glycosylase — translated: MSACPQGEVGRIIETPACVAEGAAWLAAECPRMAHALEACGEVPLRLRSDGFPALLNAIVSQQVSVASAAAIWGRVEAAGFGDPAQVRDASDDELRVCGLSRPKARYARALAEARIDYAALRSTPDEAVIATLTQVPGIGRWTAEVYAIFSLGRADVFAPNDLALQESARMLYGLPERPTEKALREMALAWSPWRAVAARLLWAYFRVEKNREGIS